In Falsibacillus albus, the DNA window TTTGTGAAAATGGTCGAAGAAGCTAAAACAAAACAATTTGCATAAAATGGTTGAAATTGTTTCATAATTATAGTAAATTAATGAATAAATTTTAATAGCAACAATCGATGAGAGGAAGCAGTAGCAGGACTGTTATTCTTTAGAGAGTCGGTGGCTGGTGAAAACCGATGAATAAATCTTGCGAATCCATCCTTGAGTGAAGTACTGAACCTTATTAAGTAGGTGCTTCCGGTTTCAAGACCGTTATGAATGTAAGAGGAAGGCAGGGTTATCCCTGTTTTCAATTAGGGTGGCAACGCGGGTAGCTCTCGTCCCTTTCAGGGGATGAGGGCTTTTTTTTTGTTGATTGAGGCTTTTTTCTAAAAGCCCGCCCCTCGGAAAGTGAGCATCCTTAAGCGGAAATAACCTTGCACACACTTGGATGAATTGCAGCAAATGCTAAAAAAATCACAGGAGGAATAAACAATGTTGGATATTAAACAGTTAAGAGCTAATTTTGAAGAAGTGAAAAACAAGCTTCAACATCGTGGGGAAGATCTGGAGGACTTCGGCAAATTCGAAGAACTGGATCAAAAAAGACGCGAATTGATCGTTCAGACAGAAGAATTAAAAAGCAAAAGAAATGAAGTAAGCCAAAAGATTGCCCAAATGAAACGTGAAAAGCAAAATGCAGACGAATTGATCGTAGAAATGAGAGAAGTAGGCGCAAAAATCAAAGAGCTGGATAATCAATTGAATCCACTCGAAGAAGAGCTTGAGCAGCTTCTGCTATCCATCCCGAACATTCCGCATGAGAGCACTCCGGTCGGTGAATCTGAAGACGATAATGTCGAAGTGAGAAAGTGGGGGGAAGTCAAGGAATTCAACTTTGAACCGAAGCCTCATTGGGACTTGGCCGGTGATTTGGACATTTTGGATTTTGAACGCGCTGGCAAAGTCACAGGAAGCCGCTTTGTTTTCTATAAAGGATTGGGAGCCAGATTGGAGCGGGCGCTCATGAACTTTATGCTCGACCTTCACATTGAAGAACACGGCTACCAGGAAGTGATTCCTCCTTACATGGTAAACCGTACAAGCATGACCGGAACGGGCCAGCTGCCAAAGTTCGAAGAAGATGCATTTTTGATTGAAAGTGAAGATTATTTCCTCATCCCGACGGCAGAAGTGCCTGTGACCAATTTACATCGCGATGAAATCATGACGGGCGATCAGCTGCCAATCAACTATGCAGCCTACAGTGCTTGCTTCCGTTCAGAAGCCGGATCTGCTGGACGTGATACAAGGGGGCTTATTCGCCAGCATCAATTCAACAAAGTCGAACTTGTTAAATTCGTTAAACCGGAAGATTCTTACGATGAATTGGAAAAACTGACGGGCCATGCTGAAAAAGTTCTTCAATTACTTGGCTTGCCATATCGAGTATTGAGCATGTGTACAGCCGATCTGGGCTTCACTGCAGCTAAAAAATACGATATCGAAGTATGGATCCCAAGCTATGAAACATACCGTGAGATTTCTTCTTGCAGCAACTTTGAAGCATTCCAGGCCCGCCGCGCCAATATTCGTTTCCGCAGGGAACTTAATGGCAAGCCTGAACATGTCCACACATTGAACGGTTCTGGATTGGCGATTGGGCGTACGGTTGCCGCGATTTTGGAAAATTATCAGCAAGAAGACGGAAGCATCGTCGTTCCGGAAGTCCTTCGTCCGTACATGGGCAACAAAGAAGTTATT includes these proteins:
- the serS gene encoding serine--tRNA ligase; the encoded protein is MLDIKQLRANFEEVKNKLQHRGEDLEDFGKFEELDQKRRELIVQTEELKSKRNEVSQKIAQMKREKQNADELIVEMREVGAKIKELDNQLNPLEEELEQLLLSIPNIPHESTPVGESEDDNVEVRKWGEVKEFNFEPKPHWDLAGDLDILDFERAGKVTGSRFVFYKGLGARLERALMNFMLDLHIEEHGYQEVIPPYMVNRTSMTGTGQLPKFEEDAFLIESEDYFLIPTAEVPVTNLHRDEIMTGDQLPINYAAYSACFRSEAGSAGRDTRGLIRQHQFNKVELVKFVKPEDSYDELEKLTGHAEKVLQLLGLPYRVLSMCTADLGFTAAKKYDIEVWIPSYETYREISSCSNFEAFQARRANIRFRRELNGKPEHVHTLNGSGLAIGRTVAAILENYQQEDGSIVVPEVLRPYMGNKEVIK